One Limnothrix sp. FACHB-406 DNA window includes the following coding sequences:
- a CDS encoding HEAT repeat domain-containing protein — MPLNHHQEQELGQLPGQPLDQVLEPVSNPVLNQALATLADGDFYERWQAIGQLKTIGKSAIPALVALLTDEALDLEQCWFVARALGEFDDPAAVQSLVNLLSIAPDPSVQAAAIEALGKLAERSPQLRTVALDCLNPYLTDPNWGPLVIKAIGQIDHPDAINGLLIGAASPQPPLRRAALEALGSLPHPALLPHLLQGTQDSEATVRLVAVTALGAKRWGHSPVAQETIAQTLTQLLSDPAASVAEAAALALSHWGHESARAALVAAWERRQLPPALVVRLLAQMGLPSALAALGERLPQGETELLLGGIVAIAQHHSSDQTYQRRVAHLLLDWLDRPLAPFTDGAVQGALIEALGNLRVAAAFDRLLPRLCDRPDQSPTLALQVLAALRQIDPQQGADRLAAWIDQAAAQQATVTARQGLQEWQAIAQAAQDGATMPFA, encoded by the coding sequence ATGCCATTGAATCACCATCAAGAGCAGGAGTTGGGACAACTGCCCGGTCAACCGCTAGATCAGGTGCTGGAGCCAGTGAGCAATCCAGTGTTAAATCAGGCGCTGGCGACTTTGGCGGATGGGGATTTCTATGAGCGCTGGCAGGCGATCGGGCAGCTCAAAACCATTGGCAAGTCTGCGATTCCGGCTCTGGTGGCGTTGCTGACCGATGAAGCGCTGGATTTAGAGCAATGCTGGTTTGTGGCCAGGGCCTTGGGAGAGTTTGACGACCCGGCGGCGGTGCAATCGCTGGTGAATCTGCTCTCGATCGCGCCTGATCCCTCCGTGCAGGCAGCGGCGATCGAGGCCTTGGGTAAATTGGCAGAGCGATCGCCCCAACTGCGAACGGTGGCGCTGGATTGTCTGAACCCTTACCTCACGGATCCAAATTGGGGGCCCTTGGTGATCAAGGCGATCGGGCAAATTGACCACCCCGACGCAATTAATGGCCTCCTGATTGGGGCCGCTTCTCCTCAGCCTCCCCTGCGGCGGGCCGCCTTGGAAGCCCTGGGCAGCTTGCCCCATCCCGCCTTGTTGCCTCACCTGCTGCAAGGAACTCAAGACTCGGAGGCCACAGTGCGGTTGGTGGCGGTGACGGCCTTGGGGGCCAAGCGTTGGGGCCACAGCCCAGTGGCCCAAGAAACCATCGCCCAAACCCTCACCCAACTGTTGAGCGATCCGGCGGCCTCGGTGGCGGAGGCGGCCGCCTTGGCCCTCAGCCACTGGGGCCATGAATCAGCGCGGGCCGCTTTGGTGGCGGCCTGGGAGCGGCGACAGTTACCACCAGCGTTGGTGGTGCGACTGTTGGCCCAAATGGGATTGCCCTCGGCCTTGGCGGCCTTGGGAGAGCGGTTGCCCCAAGGTGAAACAGAGCTGTTGTTGGGGGGGATTGTGGCGATCGCCCAGCATCACAGTTCCGATCAAACCTATCAACGCCGGGTGGCTCATCTGCTGCTCGATTGGCTCGATCGGCCCCTGGCTCCCTTCACCGACGGGGCAGTTCAGGGGGCCTTAATTGAAGCCCTAGGTAATTTGCGAGTGGCAGCCGCGTTCGATCGACTGCTGCCCCGGTTGTGCGATCGGCCCGACCAGTCCCCGACCCTGGCCTTGCAAGTGTTGGCGGCACTGCGGCAAATCGACCCCCAACAGGGAGCCGATCGACTCGCGGCCTGGATTGATCAGGCGGCGGCCCAGCAGGCAACCGTCACCGCCCGCCAAGGCCTTCAGGAATGGCAGGCGATCGCCCAAGCGGCCCAGGACGGAGCAACCATGCCGTTTGCTTAA
- a CDS encoding folate-binding protein YgfZ, with translation MVTLQDAQQQMGAVWDPAVAEGQVPAHFGNDPGAIAAVTTGVALVDRSHWALLQLTGDDRALFLHNQSTANIKTLQPGQGCQTVLVTSTARTLDLAMVAVTAEALDLLVSPGMGPTLFRWLDRYIFPADRVALADISGQFAIFSLVGPQSALCLQQLGATLDDISALEPFAHQTMILAQDVSVRVQRSSGLATDGYTLWVSNDRAGDLWQAIAQAGAIPLGEQAWEQLRITEGRPAVGHELTEDYNPLEAGLWTAVSFNKGCYIGQETIARLNTYNGVKLNLWGFRLPRVIATPCPILQADQKVGTLTSCVATENGAIGLGYLRTKVGGAGLSVMIDHCPTDAIDLPFITRELANTIDH, from the coding sequence ATGGTAACCCTGCAAGACGCACAACAGCAGATGGGAGCAGTATGGGATCCCGCCGTGGCCGAGGGGCAAGTGCCCGCCCATTTCGGCAACGATCCGGGGGCGATCGCGGCGGTCACGACGGGGGTGGCCCTGGTGGATCGATCGCACTGGGCCCTGTTGCAATTAACAGGGGACGATCGAGCCTTGTTTTTACATAACCAAAGCACCGCCAACATCAAAACTCTGCAACCGGGCCAGGGTTGCCAAACCGTGTTGGTGACCTCCACCGCTCGCACCCTGGACTTGGCCATGGTGGCCGTGACGGCGGAAGCGCTGGATTTATTGGTGTCGCCGGGGATGGGGCCAACCCTGTTTCGCTGGCTCGATCGCTACATCTTCCCCGCCGATCGGGTCGCCCTCGCGGATATTAGCGGTCAATTCGCGATTTTCAGCCTTGTGGGGCCCCAAAGTGCCCTTTGTTTGCAACAGTTGGGGGCGACCCTTGACGACATTTCAGCCCTGGAACCCTTTGCCCACCAGACCATGATCCTGGCTCAGGATGTGTCTGTGCGGGTGCAACGGAGCAGCGGTCTGGCCACCGATGGCTATACCCTTTGGGTGAGCAACGATCGAGCCGGTGACCTGTGGCAGGCGATCGCCCAAGCGGGAGCCATTCCCCTGGGCGAACAGGCCTGGGAACAGTTGCGGATCACCGAAGGGCGACCGGCAGTGGGCCATGAGTTGACGGAAGATTACAACCCTCTAGAAGCAGGGCTATGGACAGCCGTTTCCTTTAACAAAGGCTGCTACATCGGCCAAGAAACGATCGCCCGCCTGAACACCTACAACGGCGTGAAGCTGAACCTTTGGGGATTTCGACTGCCTCGGGTGATCGCCACCCCCTGTCCGATTTTGCAAGCGGATCAGAAAGTGGGAACCCTCACCAGTTGTGTGGCCACCGAAAACGGGGCGATCGGGCTGGGCTATTTGCGCACCAAAGTGGGCGGCGCGGGCTTAAGCGTCATGATTGACCATTGCCCCACCGACGCGATCGACCTGCCCTTCATCACACGCGAACTGGCCAACACCATCGATCATTAG
- a CDS encoding chorismate lyase has product MELGSHGDWHRLKPTWQGDETVVQQGLPHHFLAPPWQMLLLGDGSPTRHLQLLTGEPTEVDVIDMSVVGPAGDGAPEAIEMVPGPRLRRQVWLRTASGQRLAYATSWWEASHVDEYLQNRSLPIWASLARLRTELYRDVRGICYGRSAALEAAFGESGPLWGRHYLFWHRNQPLTLIFEVFSPHLQRYLGPIARQ; this is encoded by the coding sequence ATCGAGCTGGGATCCCATGGGGATTGGCATCGGCTGAAACCCACCTGGCAAGGGGATGAAACCGTTGTGCAGCAGGGCTTACCTCACCATTTTTTGGCTCCCCCTTGGCAAATGTTGTTGTTGGGAGATGGGTCACCCACTCGCCACCTGCAATTGCTGACGGGAGAACCAACCGAGGTGGATGTGATTGATATGTCGGTGGTGGGGCCGGCGGGGGATGGGGCCCCGGAGGCGATCGAAATGGTTCCGGGGCCGCGATTACGTCGCCAGGTTTGGTTACGGACGGCTTCCGGCCAGCGGTTGGCCTATGCCACGTCTTGGTGGGAAGCCAGCCATGTGGATGAGTATTTGCAAAATCGATCGCTGCCCATCTGGGCCAGTCTGGCTCGGTTGCGTACGGAACTTTACCGCGATGTGCGGGGAATTTGCTATGGGCGATCGGCGGCCCTAGAGGCCGCATTTGGAGAGTCGGGGCCGCTCTGGGGGCGACATTACCTGTTTTGGCATCGAAATCAGCCCCTCACGCTGATTTTTGAGGTCTTTTCCCCACATCTCCAGCGCTACTTGGGGCCGATCGCCCGCCAGTAG
- the accC gene encoding acetyl-CoA carboxylase biotin carboxylase subunit, with protein sequence MRFSKVLIANRGEIAVRVIRACEELGISTVAVHSTADRQALHVQLADEAVCIGDAASSKSYLNIPNIIAAALTHNATAIHPGYGFLAENAKFVEICNDHQIAFIGPSPAAIRAMGDKSTAKETMQRAGVPTVPGSEGLVQNEESALELANEIGYPVMIKATAGGGGRGMRLVRSAEELPKLFQAAQGEAEAAFGNPGLYIEKFIERPRHIEFQILADSHGNVIHLGERDCSIQRRHQKLLEEAPSPVLNPELREKMGSAAVAAAKSIDYVGAGTVEFLVDRSSNFYFMEMNTRIQVEHPVTEMVCGLDLIAEQLRIAQGEKLRLTQDQVQLRGHAIECRINAEDPDQNFRPCPGRIGAYLPPGGPGVRIDSHVYPDYEIPVYYDSLIGKLIVWGPDRSSAIARMKRALRECAITGVNTTIGFHQKIMESPEFIGGEVYTNFVEEWMSKNKKR encoded by the coding sequence ATGCGCTTTTCAAAAGTCCTGATTGCCAACCGTGGAGAAATCGCCGTTCGGGTAATCCGAGCCTGCGAAGAACTGGGAATTTCCACTGTGGCTGTTCACTCCACTGCCGATCGACAAGCCCTGCACGTGCAGCTTGCCGACGAAGCCGTTTGCATCGGCGACGCAGCCAGCAGCAAAAGCTATCTGAACATTCCCAACATCATCGCTGCCGCTCTCACCCACAACGCCACGGCCATTCACCCGGGTTACGGTTTTTTGGCAGAAAACGCAAAATTTGTCGAGATTTGTAACGATCACCAAATTGCCTTCATTGGCCCCTCGCCGGCCGCGATTCGGGCCATGGGCGACAAGTCCACCGCCAAGGAAACCATGCAACGGGCCGGCGTGCCCACGGTTCCCGGCAGCGAAGGACTGGTGCAAAACGAAGAATCGGCCCTGGAGCTGGCCAATGAGATTGGCTATCCCGTGATGATTAAGGCCACGGCGGGTGGTGGCGGTCGCGGAATGCGTTTGGTGCGCAGTGCGGAAGAGTTGCCCAAGCTGTTCCAAGCGGCCCAAGGGGAAGCGGAAGCGGCCTTTGGCAACCCGGGCCTCTACATTGAGAAATTCATTGAACGGCCGCGGCACATTGAGTTCCAAATTTTGGCCGATAGCCATGGCAACGTGATCCACCTGGGTGAGCGGGATTGTTCCATTCAGCGCCGCCACCAAAAGCTCCTGGAAGAAGCGCCCAGCCCTGTGTTGAATCCGGAGTTGCGGGAAAAAATGGGCAGCGCGGCCGTGGCAGCGGCCAAGTCGATCGACTATGTGGGCGCAGGAACGGTGGAGTTTCTGGTGGATCGATCGAGCAATTTCTATTTTATGGAAATGAACACCCGCATTCAGGTTGAACATCCAGTCACGGAAATGGTTTGCGGCCTGGACTTGATCGCTGAACAGTTGCGGATTGCCCAAGGGGAAAAACTGCGCCTCACCCAAGATCAGGTTCAGTTGCGCGGCCATGCGATCGAATGTCGAATTAATGCGGAAGATCCTGATCAAAATTTCCGCCCTTGCCCCGGTCGAATTGGGGCCTATTTGCCGCCGGGTGGCCCGGGGGTGCGGATCGATTCCCACGTTTATCCCGATTATGAAATTCCGGTCTACTACGATTCTTTGATTGGCAAATTGATTGTTTGGGGCCCCGACCGCTCCAGCGCGATCGCCCGGATGAAGCGTGCCCTGCGCGAATGTGCCATCACCGGGGTGAACACCACGATTGGTTTTCACCAAAAAATCATGGAATCGCCGGAGTTTATTGGCGGCGAAGTTTATACCAATTTTGTTGAAGAGTGGATGAGCAAAAATAAAAAGCGCTAG